One genomic segment of Gammaproteobacteria bacterium includes these proteins:
- a CDS encoding response regulator: MGDKAYILGVDDEPVNQVILEELLGEQYELICVDNGRACLDAVKERKPDLILLDINMPLMNGLDTCIALREVPEYKQLPIIFVSALASYDERMAGYDAGGDDYITKPFNERELLIKINLMLENTQEKAQLKDMSDFASKTAMTAMTSTSELGLVLRFLQESFSCNSYQEVAQKAFECSLAYGLSATLVVYKGEGGERVGVFTSDTKHRPLEATVLEQLRDKGRIYTINEKVIYNGRLVSLLTKDNPIGDEDRFGRIKDNIAILVDGIDARIRAINTQLALVDTIEIAQTEMQDLDLEQRRIQGNVAQELSHLAGEIEASFMNLGLTAEQETALMTLVNQAEKNTDAMHAEGVAMDERFGLIISQLKQAIGE; the protein is encoded by the coding sequence GTGGGTGATAAGGCATATATTCTGGGTGTGGATGATGAACCTGTTAATCAGGTTATTCTGGAAGAATTACTGGGTGAACAGTATGAATTGATCTGTGTTGATAATGGGCGGGCGTGTCTGGATGCAGTAAAGGAACGTAAACCGGATTTGATCTTGCTGGATATTAATATGCCGCTAATGAATGGCTTGGATACCTGTATTGCATTACGGGAGGTTCCTGAATACAAGCAGTTACCCATTATCTTTGTCTCTGCCCTAGCATCCTATGACGAACGTATGGCAGGCTATGATGCGGGTGGGGATGATTATATAACCAAACCTTTTAATGAACGTGAGTTGCTTATCAAGATTAACCTGATGCTGGAGAATACCCAGGAGAAGGCTCAGTTAAAGGATATGTCCGATTTTGCCTCAAAAACGGCAATGACGGCAATGACCAGTACTAGTGAGCTCGGTCTGGTATTACGCTTTTTACAGGAAAGTTTTAGCTGTAATAGCTATCAAGAGGTTGCGCAGAAGGCGTTTGAATGTAGTCTGGCGTATGGTCTGAGTGCGACCCTGGTGGTATATAAGGGTGAAGGTGGTGAACGGGTGGGTGTGTTTACCAGTGATACTAAACATCGCCCGCTGGAAGCAACCGTGCTGGAACAACTCAGGGATAAGGGACGCATCTATACGATTAATGAAAAGGTGATCTATAACGGCAGGCTTGTTTCCTTGTTAACCAAGGATAATCCCATTGGTGATGAAGATCGATTTGGGCGTATCAAGGACAATATTGCTATCCTGGTTGATGGCATTGATGCACGAATAAGGGCGATTAATACCCAGCTGGCACTGGTTGATACGATTGAAATCGCACAGACTGAGATGCAGGACCTTGATCTTGAACAGAGGCGTATACAGGGTAATGTGGCGCAGGAATTATCACACTTGGCAGGTGAGATCGAGGCATCTTTTATGAATCTGGGGCTGACGGCCGAGCAGGAAACGGCTTTGATGACGCTGGTGAATCAGGCAGAGAAAAATACCGACGCGATGCATGCAGAAGGTGTTGCCATGGATGAACGTTTTGGTTTGATTATTAGTCAATTAAAGCAGGCTATCGGTGAATGA
- a CDS encoding class I SAM-dependent methyltransferase, whose protein sequence is MHTADKSELKQRERDNWAAAAEGWRRRDELLKKGAAPVTERMLDRVAITSGSRLLDIASGTGEPALSAAQRVGETGLVVGTDLVEEMLAVARDKAALAKLENIEFHCLDAETLDFSGREFDAVTIRWGLMFMPEPEKCLLSACKALKSGGRISLACWAAPDKNPFVGVLMQTLAHYMDIPKPPPGTPGIFAFADPQRIQNMLETAGFQNVVLEELVIDVLEVADGRAYWEAISDLAAPVMALVRQLDDSSRVAYINDVIKMADTFSKDGTLRMSGATWIAHADK, encoded by the coding sequence ATGCATACGGCAGATAAATCAGAATTAAAGCAACGTGAACGTGACAACTGGGCCGCGGCAGCTGAAGGTTGGCGCCGACGCGATGAATTGTTGAAAAAAGGCGCGGCTCCCGTGACCGAACGTATGCTTGATCGGGTGGCTATCACCTCGGGTAGTCGCCTGTTGGACATTGCCTCGGGTACCGGAGAACCAGCGCTATCGGCTGCACAGAGGGTCGGTGAGACGGGGCTGGTTGTTGGTACGGACCTGGTTGAAGAGATGTTGGCTGTGGCTCGGGATAAGGCGGCTCTGGCTAAGTTGGAAAATATTGAATTTCATTGCCTGGATGCGGAGACACTTGATTTTTCGGGGCGTGAGTTTGATGCAGTAACGATACGTTGGGGCTTGATGTTTATGCCTGAGCCGGAGAAATGCCTGCTCTCAGCCTGTAAGGCGTTAAAATCCGGTGGGCGTATCAGCCTTGCTTGTTGGGCTGCCCCGGATAAGAACCCCTTTGTTGGTGTACTTATGCAGACGTTGGCGCACTATATGGATATCCCCAAACCACCTCCCGGTACCCCTGGCATCTTTGCCTTTGCTGATCCGCAGCGGATACAGAACATGCTGGAGACAGCAGGTTTTCAGAATGTCGTGTTGGAAGAGTTGGTCATTGATGTGCTTGAAGTCGCTGATGGCCGAGCCTATTGGGAGGCAATATCCGATCTGGCAGCACCGGTTATGGCGCTGGTCAGGCAACTGGATGATAGTTCCCGGGTTGCCTACATTAATGACGTGATCAAGATGGCTGATACCTTTAGTAAGGATGGAACCCTGCGTATGTCTGGTGCGACCTGGATCGCCCATGCGGATAAGTGA
- a CDS encoding DUF2797 domain-containing protein, producing the protein MHTHLGDVVQYQLPIGDDRVDINDLMGKEITLHHDGRINCIACDRPINKSFNQGYCYPCLRSLAQCDSCIIKPELCHYAEGSCREPTWGEQYCLQDHYVYLANSSGIKVGITRGTQIPVRWMDQGAVQALPIFRVKDRLTSGLVEVALKAHVADKTHWQRMLKGVPDPVDLSAKRDELYALCQQELAAIEQRQGASSITYLRQESPVDICFPVAQYPLKVKSLNLDKTPEVKGILQGIKGQYLILDSGVINIRKFAGYNVVFGC; encoded by the coding sequence ATGCACACCCACCTGGGTGATGTGGTTCAGTATCAACTCCCCATTGGTGATGATCGGGTTGATATTAATGATCTGATGGGTAAAGAGATCACCTTGCACCATGATGGGCGAATTAATTGTATCGCTTGTGATCGCCCGATCAACAAGAGTTTTAACCAAGGTTATTGTTATCCCTGCCTGCGTTCTTTGGCGCAATGTGATTCCTGTATTATTAAACCTGAGCTATGCCATTACGCTGAGGGCAGTTGCCGAGAGCCTACCTGGGGTGAGCAGTATTGTCTACAGGATCATTATGTCTATCTGGCAAATTCATCGGGTATCAAGGTAGGCATTACCCGGGGGACTCAGATCCCTGTACGCTGGATGGATCAGGGCGCCGTACAGGCATTGCCGATATTTCGCGTTAAAGATCGTTTGACCTCGGGTCTGGTAGAAGTGGCATTGAAAGCTCATGTGGCCGACAAGACCCATTGGCAACGGATGTTGAAGGGCGTTCCTGATCCTGTTGATCTGTCTGCTAAACGAGATGAACTGTATGCCCTGTGTCAGCAGGAATTGGCGGCTATCGAACAGCGGCAGGGTGCAAGCTCTATTACTTATCTGAGGCAAGAGAGCCCCGTTGATATTTGTTTTCCTGTTGCTCAATATCCGCTCAAGGTTAAGTCATTGAACCTGGACAAGACACCCGAAGTTAAAGGAATACTGCAAGGTATTAAGGGGCAGTACCTTATATTGGATAGTGGTGTGATTAATATTCGGAAGTTTGCTGGTTATAATGTGGTGTTTGGCTGTTAG
- a CDS encoding VPLPA-CTERM sorting domain-containing protein translates to MTMNRKSILGRALILAGVMAISGNASAAVVSFSDSSVLQPTNWTDTLSFSKFDPSLGTLDSVDFSLTGNVSGSAGYESTDTSAAMVYLDLSALLTLIRPDSSTVVTSLPVTTVSELASASDGNPDYDGPSGSTFGGLSANLTETASSSSAGDLALFTGPGTINLGVFSMGKSSGSGPGNLATLFTSNASADVTVTYNYTTAVPVPAAVWLFGSGLLGLVGVARRKKS, encoded by the coding sequence ATGACAATGAATAGGAAATCAATATTAGGTCGGGCTTTGATCTTGGCAGGTGTGATGGCAATCTCTGGCAATGCCAGTGCAGCGGTTGTCTCATTTAGTGATTCAAGCGTATTACAGCCAACCAACTGGACGGATACACTGAGTTTTTCCAAGTTTGATCCTTCTTTGGGTACACTGGACTCTGTGGATTTTTCATTAACAGGTAATGTATCGGGTTCAGCGGGTTATGAAAGCACAGATACATCTGCAGCGATGGTATATCTGGATTTATCTGCCTTGTTGACCTTGATTCGTCCAGATAGCTCAACGGTAGTGACATCATTACCAGTGACTACTGTGTCAGAATTAGCTAGTGCATCGGATGGTAATCCTGATTATGATGGTCCCTCAGGATCAACCTTTGGTGGTCTAAGTGCCAATTTGACCGAGACAGCAAGCAGTAGTTCTGCTGGTGATCTTGCCTTATTCACAGGTCCAGGTACTATTAATCTGGGTGTGTTTTCTATGGGTAAGTCCTCGGGTAGTGGTCCAGGTAACTTGGCTACCTTGTTTACTTCCAATGCTTCTGCTGATGTGACAGTGACCTACAATTATACGACAGCCGTTCCTGTCCCTGCTGCGGTATGGTTATTCGGTTCAGGTCTGTTAGGTCTGGTCGGTGTGGCACGACGTAAAAAGAGCTGA
- a CDS encoding VPLPA-CTERM sorting domain-containing protein, with amino-acid sequence MKDIKKLASSLVAALSLLTAGSAAATTVTHYSDVYNAGEITLSTSGTNNDSWIFNITTDGFNPVSQDVSSATIILEWEEDEDDDKSHDTDNDGEDDEPEEHKSGTVTLANLTVGTENFSSVTSETAITVGLTSIITLSATGELSATLEVTSGEIEFKKATLDASAIEATVTPPTAVPIPAAMWLFGSGLIGLFAIARRRK; translated from the coding sequence ATGAAAGACATAAAAAAATTAGCGTCATCACTCGTTGCTGCGCTCAGCTTATTAACAGCAGGCTCAGCAGCAGCCACCACTGTTACACACTACAGCGATGTCTATAATGCTGGAGAGATCACATTAAGCACCAGTGGCACTAATAACGACTCATGGATATTTAACATTACCACCGATGGTTTTAATCCGGTTTCTCAAGACGTATCATCCGCCACTATCATATTAGAGTGGGAAGAAGATGAGGATGACGATAAGAGCCATGACACTGATAACGATGGAGAGGATGATGAACCTGAGGAACATAAATCAGGTACGGTTACCCTCGCTAATCTTACCGTTGGTACAGAAAACTTCAGCAGCGTCACCAGTGAAACAGCCATCACCGTGGGACTGACGTCAATAATAACCTTGAGTGCAACAGGTGAACTGAGCGCAACTCTGGAGGTGACCTCAGGTGAGATCGAATTTAAAAAAGCAACGCTAGATGCATCAGCAATAGAAGCTACTGTAACACCACCTACAGCGGTACCTATACCGGCTGCTATGTGGTTGTTTGGTTCAGGTCTGATAGGCTTATTTGCAATAGCAAGACGACGAAAATAA
- a CDS encoding response regulator produces the protein MNLPVAQILAVDDEGLNLMIICDLFEEVGSPYHYEITTIGNGMEAWKMLEADPERFDVILLDRMMPDMGGMEVLARIYSHPVLMHIPVIMQTACASDDEIREGISAGAYYYLTKPFNGDSLISIVQTAARDHFLYNNLRKDLQAHKPDQSTITAESFTIHSLEEVHNLAINIVSQYPGLDRILLALYELLLNAIEHGVARIGYEAKTKLIEAGGWEEEVNHRLQQLDKDQKSVAVECKRDGNSIAIEINDHGDGFDWRKYTEMSPERIYDNHGRGIALAYLFADLIEYSGNGNCVRIVSDIQGN, from the coding sequence ATGAATTTACCTGTGGCACAAATTCTGGCTGTTGATGATGAAGGATTGAATTTGATGATTATCTGCGACCTGTTTGAGGAGGTTGGGTCGCCTTATCATTATGAAATCACTACTATTGGTAATGGAATGGAGGCATGGAAGATGCTGGAAGCAGACCCGGAGAGGTTTGATGTGATACTGCTTGATCGAATGATGCCGGATATGGGCGGTATGGAAGTTCTTGCCAGAATTTATTCTCATCCGGTTCTGATGCATATTCCTGTTATTATGCAAACCGCATGTGCCAGTGATGACGAGATTCGGGAAGGGATCTCGGCAGGTGCCTATTATTATTTGACAAAACCATTCAATGGTGACTCCCTGATATCGATTGTGCAGACAGCTGCGCGCGATCATTTTCTGTACAATAATTTGCGTAAGGATTTGCAAGCGCATAAGCCTGACCAGTCCACTATAACAGCAGAATCCTTTACCATTCATTCCCTGGAGGAGGTGCATAATCTGGCAATTAATATTGTGAGTCAGTATCCAGGGCTGGACAGGATACTGCTGGCACTCTATGAATTATTACTCAATGCCATTGAACATGGTGTGGCGCGTATCGGCTATGAAGCAAAGACAAAATTAATTGAGGCAGGTGGCTGGGAGGAAGAGGTTAATCATCGCCTGCAGCAACTTGATAAAGATCAGAAGTCAGTTGCCGTTGAGTGTAAGCGTGATGGCAATAGCATTGCGATTGAGATTAATGATCACGGGGATGGTTTTGACTGGAGGAAGTATACAGAGATGTCACCCGAACGGATCTACGATAATCATGGCCGTGGTATAGCGCTCGCTTATCTGTTTGCCGATTTGATTGAGTACTCGGGGAACGGGAATTGTGTGCGTATTGTATCGGATATTCAAGGAAACTAA
- a CDS encoding sigma-70 family RNA polymerase sigma factor gives MLKQLCNKRRLGQIDLTRSRVRLYRIAYAWSHSQSIADDLTQEAMEKALKKIDQLKEHAALDGWLYKILANCWRDYCRQQREMDDIQDYSLSEEDHPETQYARRRVNDLVHQAISDLPEDQRQIVTLIDIGGASYIDVSEILEIPMGTVMSRLSRARKKLAVLLLPQRSQLDVYDVKATNVYSIREKQ, from the coding sequence ATTTTAAAACAGCTGTGTAACAAAAGGCGATTGGGTCAGATTGATCTGACGCGTAGCCGTGTGCGTCTTTACCGTATCGCCTATGCCTGGTCACATAGTCAGAGCATTGCGGATGACCTCACCCAGGAGGCGATGGAAAAGGCCTTGAAGAAGATTGATCAGTTAAAGGAACACGCTGCCCTGGATGGTTGGTTATACAAGATACTCGCCAACTGTTGGCGCGATTATTGTCGACAACAGCGTGAGATGGATGATATTCAGGACTATAGCCTGTCTGAGGAAGATCATCCCGAAACACAATATGCGCGGCGGCGTGTTAATGATCTTGTGCATCAGGCGATTAGCGATTTGCCTGAGGATCAACGCCAGATCGTCACGCTGATTGATATTGGTGGTGCCAGTTATATTGATGTTTCGGAGATTCTGGAGATCCCGATGGGCACGGTCATGAGTCGTTTGAGTCGAGCAAGAAAAAAATTGGCAGTATTGTTATTGCCGCAACGCAGTCAACTTGATGTCTATGATGTTAAGGCTACGAATGTATATTCAATAAGAGAGAAGCAATGA